In Stenotrophomonas sp. ASS1, the following proteins share a genomic window:
- a CDS encoding adhesin, translating to MKATVKQTMLAMAIATASTAAAANGWDNQNANANINHNHTVSETRNDTHNHTDNDVRNRTVNVNVQKHSNIQADERKEKNNHGVDVNLEKDLRLSTDINFSGDPNITGDIDLDSAAIAVIDNRQSISNNVTSNSLVTNSASIGDSVGAGASGNLGFNVVSGDNNAQDNAASLSAADASFSFGMADAEVFVNQAGFGNATMNSGVTNAAGLGGNAFGGASGNIGVNIASGNNNEQKNALAASVATTAVAQSSISSNQVSTGNTVSNAGFVQSYTDTVQVGMRGGVSGLTLAYGAGTYRGTGNAYQMANYYLDTWNGELPHPGGNSTGHIDLDNQIQNATMNPNRPGVGGLGFDTRESGTSQFVELGVADLYASLSGTVSTTRWVNVNATNTSALSGSAFSGASGNIGVNVAAGTGNLQANSLALAVAQPSTGGGGGGGTGE from the coding sequence ATGAAAGCGACCGTCAAACAGACCATGCTCGCCATGGCGATTGCCACTGCCTCGACCGCCGCTGCGGCCAATGGCTGGGACAACCAGAACGCCAACGCGAACATCAATCACAACCACACCGTCAGCGAAACCCGCAACGACACCCACAACCACACCGACAACGACGTACGCAACCGCACCGTCAACGTCAATGTGCAGAAACACAGCAACATCCAGGCCGACGAACGCAAGGAAAAGAACAACCACGGCGTCGACGTGAACCTGGAGAAGGACCTGCGGCTGAGCACCGACATCAATTTCTCCGGTGACCCGAACATCACCGGCGACATCGACCTCGACTCGGCGGCCATTGCCGTGATCGACAACCGCCAGTCGATCAGCAACAACGTCACCAGCAACAGCCTGGTCACCAACAGTGCTTCCATCGGTGACAGCGTGGGTGCCGGCGCCTCGGGCAATCTCGGCTTCAACGTGGTCTCCGGCGACAACAACGCGCAGGACAATGCCGCGTCGCTGTCCGCTGCCGACGCGTCCTTCAGCTTCGGCATGGCCGACGCCGAGGTGTTCGTCAACCAGGCCGGCTTCGGCAACGCCACCATGAACTCCGGGGTCACCAACGCCGCAGGTCTCGGCGGCAACGCCTTCGGTGGTGCTTCGGGCAACATCGGCGTGAACATCGCCTCGGGCAACAACAACGAGCAGAAGAACGCGCTCGCGGCCTCGGTAGCGACCACCGCGGTGGCGCAGTCGAGCATCAGCTCCAACCAAGTCTCCACCGGCAACACGGTCAGCAATGCCGGCTTCGTGCAGTCCTACACGGATACCGTGCAGGTCGGCATGCGTGGCGGCGTCAGCGGCCTGACGCTGGCCTATGGCGCGGGCACCTACCGCGGCACCGGCAACGCCTATCAGATGGCCAACTACTATCTGGATACATGGAATGGCGAGCTGCCACATCCGGGTGGCAACAGCACCGGCCACATCGACCTGGACAACCAGATCCAGAACGCCACGATGAACCCCAACCGGCCGGGAGTGGGCGGCCTGGGCTTCGATACGCGTGAGAGTGGCACCAGCCAGTTCGTCGAACTGGGCGTGGCCGATCTGTACGCCAGCCTCAGCGGCACGGTCAGCACCACGCGCTGGGTGAACGTCAACGCCACCAACACCTCGGCGTTGTCCGGCAGTGCCTTCTCCGGCGCCTCCGGCAACATCGGCGTGAACGTTGCTGCGGGCACCGGCAACCTGCAGGCCAACAGCCTGGCCCTGGCCGTCGCCCAGCCCAGCACCGGCGGCGGTGGCGGTGGCGGCACCGGCGAGTAA